The following coding sequences are from one Mycolicibacterium aichiense window:
- a CDS encoding hemolysin family protein, which yields MGDVLGVLLTIALLGANAFFVGSEFALISARRDRLEALAEQGKRSAVTVLRAGEQLSLMLAGAQLGITVCSILLGRVGEPAVAHLLEKPFDLVGVPDAVLHTVSFVVALGFVVTLHVLLGEMVPKNIAIAGPEKTAMLVVPVYLVYVRFARPFIGFYNWAANTTLRAFGVEAKDELDVTVSTVELAEMIAESRSEGLLDPEEHMRLTRALQIRNRVVNDVAVPVRDIRAVPVARPGGGPTVSAIEQALNETGYSRFPVTDASGEFIGFVHIKDILDQIDERDAVVDGAVVRPLPRVPADMPLPDALSQLRRDNSHLALVTDGDQSVCAMVALEDLVEDLIGTVRDGMHRS from the coding sequence ATGGGCGACGTCCTGGGCGTTCTGCTGACCATCGCGCTGCTGGGCGCCAACGCCTTCTTCGTCGGCTCCGAATTCGCGCTGATCTCGGCCCGCCGCGACCGACTGGAAGCCCTTGCCGAACAAGGCAAACGGAGCGCGGTGACCGTGCTGCGCGCCGGTGAGCAACTGTCCCTGATGCTGGCCGGCGCCCAGCTGGGCATCACCGTGTGTTCGATCCTGCTCGGCCGGGTCGGCGAGCCGGCGGTGGCCCACCTGCTGGAGAAGCCGTTCGATCTGGTGGGGGTCCCCGACGCCGTTCTGCACACCGTGTCGTTCGTGGTGGCACTGGGTTTCGTGGTGACGTTGCACGTGCTGCTCGGCGAGATGGTGCCCAAGAACATCGCGATCGCGGGTCCGGAGAAGACGGCGATGCTCGTGGTGCCGGTGTACCTGGTCTACGTGCGGTTCGCCCGGCCGTTCATCGGGTTCTACAACTGGGCCGCCAACACCACGCTGCGCGCGTTCGGCGTCGAAGCCAAGGACGAACTCGACGTCACCGTGTCCACCGTGGAGCTCGCGGAGATGATCGCCGAATCGCGATCCGAAGGGCTGCTGGACCCCGAGGAGCACATGCGGCTGACCCGGGCGCTGCAGATCCGCAACCGGGTGGTCAACGATGTGGCCGTGCCGGTGCGCGACATCCGCGCTGTCCCGGTCGCACGGCCCGGCGGCGGCCCCACGGTCAGCGCGATCGAGCAGGCGCTCAACGAGACCGGCTACTCCCGGTTCCCCGTCACCGATGCGAGCGGCGAATTCATCGGCTTCGTCCACATCAAGGACATCCTCGACCAGATCGACGAGCGCGACGCGGTGGTCGACGGCGCCGTGGTGCGTCCGCTGCCGCGGGTGCCCGCCGACATGCCGCTACCGGACGCGCTGTCGCAGCTGCGCCGCGACAACAGCCACCTGGCGCTGGTCACCGACGGCGATCAGTCCGTGTGCGCCATGGTCGCGCTCGAGGACCTGGTCGAGGACCTGATCGGCACGGTGCGCGACGGGATGCACCGTTCGTGA